DNA from Agathobaculum sp. NTUH-O15-33:
CGTTTCCGCTGCGGCGGTTTGCATAAAAAAACCGGCCCAATAGGCCGGTCTTGCATGTGCGCTGTGCGGGGAACGTGCTTACAGCAGCTCCTGTGAAATGATGAAGCTGTCCGTATAAAGCTTGTCCTTTTTCGGCGGCATACCGCGGCGCAGCAGGTTATATAGCGTGATCACGGCTTTGTACGCCTTTTGGGTAAAGGTTTGCCCGATGATAAAGTCGATCTGCCCGTTTTGCAGATATTTTTTCGCCGCCGGCGTCAGATCGTTGCAAATAATGCGCACCGGATGCCCGGCCTGCGCCTTACGCACCCCATCGACACAGCCGGAAACGCTTTCATTCGCCATATAAATGTACTTCAGGCGCGGCCTTTCCCTCAGCGCGCTGCATACGGTGGCGCTGGTCGCATCAAACCGCTCGTAGCACTCCGCGATGGTGTAGCAATCGGGCGAAAAGCCCTGCGATTGCAGGTAACGCACAAAGCCGTCGACGCGGGCCTTGCCCGTTTCAAAGTCCATGCGCCCCGTAACGATGAGCACCTCGTCGTTCGGCCGCATAAAGCGCGCCATCAGCCCGGCCGCGATCGCGCCCGATCGGTACAGGTCCTGCCCGATATAGCACACGCGCTTGGAATTGGGCACATCCGAATCATAGGTGACGACCGCGATGCCGCGGGCCGCGAGCTCGTCTATTTTCATCTCGATCACCGAGGATTGCGCCGCGCTCAGCACAATGCCGTTCACGCCCTGCCCGGCCAGCCGGTCCAGCAGCGCGATATACTCATCCGGCGAGCGCGAGGTCATCTCGTACGTCAGTACGCGCAGCGCGCTGTCGTTGATGGCGTGCTCGGCGTCGTTGATGCCCGCGTAGGTCTGCCGCGCAAAGTAGCTGTCATGCCACTTGGGCAGCAATACCGCGATCGTCACGATTGAGGACGAAACGGGCTCCCTTCCGGTTCCGCCGACCGAATAGCCGCTTTCCCGCAATACCGACTCTACCTTTGCCCGGGTCTCGGGCAGCACATGCGGCCTGCCGTGTAAAACACGGTCCACCGTGCCGCGGGAAACGCCGCACGTCCGCGCAATATCGCTGATTGTCCGCTTCACAGCTGTTCACCCGTGCGCTGCAGCATTTGCTGCGTGTAGATCGCCAGTCCGGTGTAGCACCGCTGCGCGCGCGGCTCAATGCCAAGGCACAGCATTTGGTACATGCTTTCGACGGCCTGCGCCGCCGTCCGCGCCACGCTCTGCCCGATCACGAAGTCCACATCGCCCGACGCGAGGAACCGGCGCGCGGCAGCCGTCGTATCGTTGCAAATCACGGTGATCTTATAGGGAAGCTGCGCGCGGCGAATGCCCTCTATGCAGCCGGACACGCTTTGCGTGGCCATATAAATGTAGCGGATATGCTCATCCATGCGCAGTTGATGGTGCACGGTGCGCGCCGTTTCCTGAAATATCTCGTTGCAAAATACGATGGTAACGATACCTCTCCCTTCATGAACCGCCTGAGAAGGCGGAATAAGCTCGCCCAGCCGCTCTTCAAAGCTTTCCACGCGCTTGCGGTGCGAATAAAACTGCATATCGCCCGATACGGCCAGCACGCGCTCGCCCGGGCGCAGGTACTTGGCCATCAGGCCCCCCGCCACACGGCCGGCGCGCGCGACGTCCTGCCCGACATAAAAAGCCGCCGGACACTGCGGCAGCTCGTCCATGCAGGTCACGATGCGCACGCCCTTGTCCGCCGCGCGGTTCAGGCGGGAGGTGATCTCGTTTTCCATGGGCGCGTTGAGGATGACGCCCTCCACCCCTTGCGCGAGCAGCCGGTCGATCGCCTCCGCGTGCTCGCCTACCGAACGCCCTGCAAGCTGCTCAATGATGAGGGAAAACTCCCTTTTATCGGTCTTGGCCAGCGCCGTGCGGATGCCCCGCTGCGAATGACGGAAAAAATAGCGGTCCGGCCAGCCGGGAAGAATCACTCCCGCCGTATGGCGAACCGTGCATTTTTCAATCTGTGAAGGGGAGCGATAGCCTGTTCGCGCCAGCGCGGACAGCACATTCCGCCTGATTTGCGGATGCACATAAGGCCGGTTATGCAACACACGGTCCACGGTGCCGCGCGATACGTTGCACATTTTCGCGATTTGCTCGATCGTTACCTTCATTCCATACAGTCTCCTTGGTCTCGCTTATGTCCGGGCGTGTTTTTGAATCATTATACACTGAGCCTATGGGCATTTCAAAAAACGCACAGTGCACACAATCAAACCAAGGAAAAACACTCTTATTGATGCACAATATATGCAAAAGTACAGGAGCTATCATAGTGAAAACGACGATATAAAATATGCACATTGACTTATTATGGTGAACTATCTAGAATTTTATTGTACGCATCGCACAAATGCTGTGCAGTGTGTGCATCTTATAAACCGGTTAGAGGACCGGCTTATCGGAAGACGCACAGAAAATGAGAAGAGAAAGAAGAGGTACAAACTATGAAAAAGAGACTATTTGCCATGTTGCTCGCTAGCGCGATGTTGACCGGCATGCTGTCCGGCTGCGGCGACAAGCCCGCCGAGCCCACGGCAGACGGCGATTCCGCCGGTACGTCCGACGCGTCCACGCCTGCCGGCGACGGCAACTACTCGATCGACGTGATCCTTAAGACCACGGCTTCCGAGTACTGGCAGTACGTACAGGCCGGCGCGCTGGCCTACGCCAAGGAGAACCCGAACGTAAAGGTAGAAGTCAAGGGCGCGCCGAGCGAGACCTCCTATGACGAGCAGCTGAACATGATCCAGACCGACCTTTCGAGCGATTACGACGGCTACGTCATCGCGCCGCTGCAGGCCGACATGGTCGCCAATCTGGTCAAGGGCCAGACCAAGCCGATCGTCGCGGTTGATACCAAGATCGAAGCACCCGAAGTACTTAGCTTCATCGGCACCGGCAACGAGTCCGCCGGCAAGCTGGGCGGCGAAGCCGCTGCCAAGCTCGCGAAGGAGCGCGGCTGGGAAGAGATCAAGTGCATCGAAATCGCCGGCGTACAGGGCGACACCACCAACACCGACCGTATGAACGGCTACAAGGCTGGCGTTGAAGCTGCCGGCGGCGAGTTCCTCGACAGCGAAGTACAGTACGCGGACGCCGTGCCGGACAAGGCCGTTGCCGCGATGGAAGGCATCATCTCCAAGTTCCCGGAAGGCGTTGCGATCATCTGCGCCAACAACGACGACATGGCGATGGCAGCCGCTAAGGTAGCCGCGGATAACGAAAACTACAAGAACACCGTGTTCCTTGGCTTTGACGGCATCCAGTCCGCCTGCACCGCCATCCTCGAAGGCCGCCTGACGATGTCTGTCGCGCAGCAGGGCTACGAGATGGGCTACAAGTCTGTTGAAGCAGTCGTCAACAAGCTCAATGGTCAGGAGATCGAAGCCTTCATCGACTCCGGCGCCGACATCGTAAACGCGGACAACGCACAGGAGCGCAAGGATACGCTGCAGGGCTATCTGGATTCGGTAAAATAACGATCACACAGGTTTGAGTGCAATCATAAACCAATAATTGACGCCTCTGTCAACAGTTTTGCTGAAAAACGAAAACAGAGGCGTCTCTCTTTCCGCAGGGTCAAAACAAAGCCCCCTCTGCGGTAGCCGGTATTAGCCAACAAGCGGCGGCCGTGACGAACACGGCCTCCGCTTTGGTTTGCCGGGCACGTACGCATCTCGGAGAAAAGGGTGATCTAATATTTATGAGTGAATACGTAGTAGAACTAAAAAACGCTACCAAACGATTTCCGGGCGTGGTGGCGCTGAAAAACATGAGTCTCGCGGTCAAGCCCGGAGAAATACTGGGGCTGATCGGAGAAAACGGCGCGGGCAAGTCGACGCTGATCAAGGTACTGACCGGCGTGCATCAGGCGGATGAAGGGCATATCTATGTCAACGGACAGGAAATGCACTTTAAGGATCCGAACGATTCTGCGGCTGCAGGCATCGCGTGTGTATATCAGGAACTGAATATTGAGCCGCTTTTGAGCATCACGGATAATATTTTTATCAACAAGTGGCTGAAAAAGGGCGGTCTGCTCGATTATTCCGCCATGCATAAAAAGGCCAAGGAGGTCATGGAATCCCTTGGTCAGGATGTCGACCCGACCAAGGCCGCGGGTACGTTCGGCATGGGCGTGCAGCAGATGATTGAGATCGCCAAGGCCGTGCTGATCGACGCGAAAATGATCATCATGGACGAGCCGACCTCTTCCCTTGGCGAAAAAGAAGTAGACCAGCTGATGAAAACGTGCCGCGAGCTCCGCGAGCGCGGAATCGGCATCGTATTTGTTTCGCACAAACTCGAAGAGCTGTTCGAGCTGTGCGACCGCGTAACGGTCATGCGCGACGGCGAGCATATCTGGACCAAAAAAGTGACCGATACCGACAACGACGACCTGATCACCGGCATGGTGGGCCGCAGTCTGGAGAACCAGTTCCCGAAGGAATTCGGCGAAAAGGGCGATTGCGCGCTCAAGGTAGAGGGCCTGCAGGAAGGCGGCGTGCTGTACGACGTCGGCTTCGAGGCTTACAGCGGCCAGATCTTGGGCTTTGCGGGTCTGGTAGGCGCCGGACGCACGGAGACGATGCGCGCGATTTTCGGCGCGGACCCGATCGACGGCGGCAAGGTATACATCCATGGCAAGGAAACGCGCATTGGCTCTCCGCGCGACGCGATCCGCAACAAGATCGCCTTCCTGACCGAGGACCGCAAGGGACAGGGCTTGGTGCTGGCGCAGACCATTCGCACCAACCTGATCATGGCAAATATGAAGGGCTTTTGTAATGGGCCGTTCTTGGATGAAAAGCGGATAGAAGATTCCGGCGAGCAGCACATCAGCTCGCTGCGCATCAAGACGCCGTCGATCGACGAGATCGTCGGCCAGCTGTCGGGCGGCAACCAGCAAAAGGTGGTCATCGGCAAGTGGGTCAACACGGACGCGGACATTTTCATTTTCGACGAGCCGACGCGCGGCATCGACGTCGGCGCAAAGGTCGAGGTCTACAACGTCATGAACAGCCTTGTCATGGCGGGTAAATGCGTGATCATGGTATCGTCGGAAATGCCCGAAATCCTCGGCATGAGCGACCGGGTGGTCGTTATGCGCGGAGGCCGGGTCATGGCGACGATCGATCGCGACAGCAAGCATTTCAACCAAGAGGATATCATGAAAGCTGCATGGGGAGGAACATTAGATGACTAAGACCAAAAAGAAGAGCGCCGGTGCGTCGCAGCTTGGCACACTGATCGCGCTGATACTGCTGTGTATCGTGCTTTCGATCGTAACCAAGGGCAAGTTTCTCAATCCAAGTAATTTAATGAACGTATTGAGCCAAACCTCGTTCAACGCCCTGCTGAGTATCGGCATGCTGCTGTGTCTGATCACGGCCGGCATCGACCTGTCGGTAGGCGCGAATGCAACGTTTTGCGCTTGTATGGCGGGCATGCTGGTACAGCGCGGTTCGAGCAACGCCGTACTGATGCTGGTGATCGCCATTGCCTCCGGCACGCTGATCGGCTGGGTCAACGGCATGCTGCTCACGCGCCTGCACCTGCCTCACCCGTTCGTATCCACCTTGGGCATGAAAAACTTCCTGTGGGGCCTCGCGCTGCTGGTAACCAGCTCGCAGATGGTATCCGGCTTCCCGGCCGGCGTTATGTGGCTGGGCGACGCGCGCGTGTTCAAGTCCTTCGGCGGCGGCGTGCCGGTCAGCTTCCTGCTGGTTATCGTTCTTTACATCATCATGCATGTGTTCCTGACGCGCTCGGCGCTGGGCCGCTCGATCTACTGCGTGGGCGGTAACCCGGAAGCCGCGCGGCTGTCCGGTATCCACTCGGCTAACGTACTTACCTTCTGCTATACCCTTTCCGGCCTGTGCGCGGCCCTCGCGGGCATCGTATCGATCGGCCGTTCGTCCATCACCAACGGCGTTAACGCCGTGCAGCCGTTTGATACCGACGCGATCGCGGCCTGCATCATCGGCGGCGCATCGTTCATGGGCGGCAAGGGCACCATGCTCGGCACCATCATCGGCGCGCTGATCATCGGCGTGCTGCGCAACGGCTTTACGCTGCTGGCCGCTTCCTCGGCCATCCAGAACATGGTGCTTGGCCTTGTTATTATCATCGCCGTCTTTATCGACGTCACGCGTGAGCGCATGGAGGCTAAGGCCCGCCGGCTCGCCGCTAAATAAGCCCATATCATTTCATTTTTCTTCTATTATCCCTAGCAAAGACGCCGACCGCCGGTTTTCCGGCGGTCGGCGTCTTTGTTGCCGTTATCCTGCGGTGTGATCCCGCAATCGTCTATTTCGCGCTCAAACGCATAGGACAGCCCGCCCCGCGCATAGGTTACCGTAAAACGACGAAATGAGGTGCACCGCCATGTTTTGGACGGCCCTGCTCGCGCTTTCGGGCGCATTTTTCTTTTTTGTCCTGCGTGTGCAAGGCGCGGACGGTTCGTTTCCCAAACCGCTTTCGCCCGAAGAGGAACAAGACCTGCTCCGCCGCATGAACGAGGAGGGCGACCAAGACGCCCGCACCGCTCTGATCGAGCACAATCTGCGGCTGGTGGCCCATATTGTAAAGAAGTATTACTCCGACAAATCCGAGCAGGACGATCTGATCTCGATCGGCACGATCGGGCTGATCAAGGCGGTGGGCACCTTCCGGCCGGATAAAAACATTAAGCTGGCTACCTATGCCTCCAAATGCATCCAAAACGAACTGCTCATGCATTTTCGCCAAAAGCGCAAAAGCGCGGGCGAGCTTTCGCTCTCCGACGCGCTCGACACCGACGGCGAGGGCAACGCTCTTGCCCTGATGGACGTGATCTGCTGCGAGGACGAAAACCTTTGCGCCGTGGACGATCACGACCGGTACGACGCCATGTATCAAGCCCTTGCCCATGGCCTGACCCCGCGTGAACGCGAGATCATCCGCCTGCGCTACGGCCTCGGCCTTCCCGCCGCCCTCCCCCAGCGCGAGATCGCCAAACAGCTCGGCATCTCGCGGAGCTATGTATCGCGCATCGAGAAAAAAGCGCTGGAAAAAATGAAGGAGCGGCTCGGGCAGCGAAGCGAATAAGCGGCACGCCGACAGCACGCCGGCGCGCCGCTATGACTTGCCGCCTGGGACAGGGTTCGCGCGGACGGCGTTTTACTTTTCTTGGGCCGGGCGAATCGAGCCGCCCTCTATCCAAGTCACCTCTACGATCTGCCGCCGCAGCGGCGCCTTACCGCCGCCGATACGATCCGTCAGTGTGCTGACGATCAGATCGGCTTGCGCGGCGTTGCCGGGGTCGAGGGTGGTCAGCCGCGGCTGGACGTTCAGCGTCAGGTCGATATTGTCGAACCCGACCAAACCGATATCATCCGGGATACGCAGTCCCAGATCCTGCGCCGCTTCCATCACGCAAATGGCGATCTGGTCGCAGCCGCACAAAAACACCTCCGGCAACGCCGGGTGGGCTTGCAAATAGCGCTTCTGATCATGAAACAGCGTTTCGGTATCCGCGGCGCAGTCGGTCAAGACCCATTCCGGACGGCGTTCCAGCCCCAGCGCGTCGAGCGCGGCCTGAAACCCCATGTATCGTTCCCGCTGTCCAACGCCCAGCGAGACATTGCCCAGAAAGCCGATCTTGCGGTAACCGCGCTCGTACAGCCGGTACACCGCGTTGTGGATGGCGGACAGATTATCCTCCATCACGCAATCTGTGAACCTGTCGCAAAAATAAAACCCGCTGGTGACAACCGGAATGTCCAGATCAAACACCAGATGAATCTGTTCATACGCCATGTCCCCCAGTATGATAATGCCCTTGATACTATTGATCTGGCAGAACGTGCCAAGCTGCTCCCGGGTCATACGGGGATTGAACATGCTTTCTACGATCAGTCCATAGCCCAGACTGTTTAGCCGGCTTTCCAAAAAAGTCTTGAGCTCTGTATAAAAATAAAAGGTGGAAAAATAGCTGGAATCGGTGAAGATACAGATATTTTGCTGGGTCTGTACTTTTCCGCCAGCCGGGGCAAAGCCTGTTTGCGCGCCGCTTTCGTTATAAACATAACCCAGTTCGTCCGCCATGCGAAGGATCTCTTCCCGGGTCTCCTTTTTGATCGTTGGTATATTGCGCAGCGCTAGGGAAACCGTGTTCTGTGATATGTCCAGACGCTTTGCAATGTCCTTCATCGTCACTTTTCCCTTTTTTACTCCTGCTGCGTTTTTCACAAGTTATCAGCCCCTACCGGCGGCGTTGGCCGCCGCAACATTAAAATCTATTTTTGCGCATTATGAGATCGCCTTTTGTTCATTCTACCACAAATTAAGCGAAAAGTCTTTACCCGATCACGCCGTACGGCCGCGCTTATAGGCAGCCGTTCACACGAAATGCCGCCTGCAAGCAAAGCATTCTTGCAGGCGGCGTTTTTCTTTTGGAAAAAGCTTAAAAATCAAACGTGGTGGTCAGCTCCATGGTTCTGCCGGTCTCCGCGGCTTCGTACCCTTTTTCGATGATCTCAATGACGTGAGCGGCGCGGTCCGCCGTGTTGAGCGGCTTTTCTCCGGTTTCCATACATGCGCAGATATGCAGCACATCCTGCACGGTGTGCACGGTTTCAGGCTTGCTGGGCGCGGCGATATCCTCCGCGGGCTGATACCAGCCGTATGTACTGCCATTGACCGGCTGGCTGGTATAGTACTCAAGCGGCACCTCCCGCTTGCTCCAACCGCCGATGCGGGCAATGCCCTTGGTGCCGAACATTTCCACCAGCGGCCCGCAGCGGAACTGCGGCGTGCAGAAATTACCGGTGATGGCCGCAAAGCGGCTTTCGCCAAAGTCGATCAGCAGGTAGGTGTTGTCATCCATTTGCACATCCAGCTTTTTGCCGTTCCAGAAGCGGTCGGGCTCGGCAATGCCGGAAAAACCGCACACGCGCTTGGCGGGACCGAGCAGATTGACCAGCGTGGTGATGGAATACACCGCAACGTCGCCCATCGGTCCGCCGCCCTTTTTGTAATACTGGGAGGGATCGATGCCGAAAAGCTCCTGCTTTTCATGCCCGGGATGACCGCCGAAGCCGCGCGCCCAGCACACCTTGCCCAGCACGCCTTGCTCCATCAGCTTTTTAACCTCTTGATTTTCCGCGAGCACCATCTGGCCCGGCGCGGCGCACAGGATCAGGCCCTTTTCTTTTGCCAGCGCGACCAGCTCGGTCGCTTCCGCGGCGGTCTCGGTAAAGGTTTTTTGACAGTACACGTTCTTACCCGCGAGCAGCGCCTTTTTCACCTGCTGATAGTGCAGCGGGATGGGCGATAACACGATCAGCAGATCCATATCGGCTTCGGCCAGCATTGCGTCATAATCCGTGTAGGCCTTTGCCGAAAAACCGAACTTTTCAATGTGCTCCGCCGCGCGACCGGACACCGGATCGCAGATCGCGGTCACTTCCACCAGATCGCGGATATCCTCGCGGACAAACGCCGGATAATAATCGGTATAGGCAATGAAGCCGCTGCCCAAAACCGCCAATTTAGTTGCCTTGCTCATAATAATAACCTCTTTTCATCTATTTTGTTGAAACATCGTATTGCAGGCCAATCCGCTCCCGTATTGTATCCATGCAGCGCATGACCCGACATGTCGTTTCGATCGGGATCACGTCGCTGTCGGTCTTGCCGTCGCGGACGCACTGGTTAAACGCGCGGATCATAAAATCGTGGTGCTCCTTCTGGGTGGACACCGAGCCGCCGAACGACCGGGTCTCCCATTCGCCGCCGTGCATTTTAATATCGTACGAGGTGGAGTACCAGATGTTATCGATAAAGATTTTCCCCTTGGTGCCGACGATCGTCCAATCCTGCCGCTCCTCGGATTCGATGGAGGCGTTCAGATAGACCGTGCAGCCGTTTTCGTATTGGTACAAGATCGAGGTGGTCTGGTCCACGCCGGTCTCGCCGAAATGCGCCTGCGCGTCGATACGCACCGGATCGCCTCCCGCGAAGAAATCCGCGAGCGACGTGACGTACACGCCCACATCCATCAGCGCTCCGCCGCCGAGTTTGCGGTTGAACATGCGACCCTGCGGCTGATAGGGCGTGATAAAGCTGCAATGGCCCTCCATCAGCACGATATCGCCCAGCGCGCCTTCCAACAGCTTTTGTCTGGCGTCCTGAAACTCCGGTTTGAACCGCGTCCACATGGCCTCCATCAGCAGCAGTCCCTTTTGTTTGGCCAGCGCCATGACCTCTTCCAGTTCCGCCGCGCATAAGGTGATGGGCTTGACGCAAAGCACATGCTTGCCGTGCTCCAGCGCCAGCTTGATCCCCTCCTTATGGAAGCAGTGCGGCGTTGCCACATATACCGCGTCGATCTCCGGATCTTGCAGCATTTCCTCGGGCGAGCCGTAGGCGCGCGGCACGGAAAATTCCTTTTGATACGCCTTTGCGATCTCCAGCGATACATCCGCTATGGCAATGATCTCGCTGTTATCGATCGTTTGGTTCGTTTTGGCGAACATATGCGCGATCCAGCCCGAACCGATAACGCCCCACTTGATTGTTTTCATACCAGTCTCCTTTCCGCTTATAACACAAATAGATAGCCGGCCTTTTATTGACGCACATTCTTGTGCATATCCATAGCGACCGCGGTGGCGATGATCACGCCTTTGATCACTTGCTGCCACATGGGATCGAGGCCAATGAAGTTTAAGCCGTACGAAATGATGTTGAAGATCAATACGCCGATGAACACGCCGCTGACCTTGCCACCGCCGCCCGAAATGGAGAAGCCGCCGACCACGCAGGAGGCGATCGCGTCCATTTCGTAGTTGGTGCCGTAAACGTTGGTCGCGCCCGCCGTCCGCGTCGCTTCCATGATACCGGCGCAGCCGTACAGCACGCTGGCCAGCAGAAACAGGCAAAAGATCGTTAGCCGCACGTTGATGCCCGAAACCACGGCGGCCTGCCGGTTGCCGCCGACCGCGTATATGTTTTTGCCAAATTCGGTGTAATTGAGGATGAACCACATGATCGCCATGATGCCCAGCGCGATGGGGATCAAAATCGGTATCTCGCCGAACAGCCTCGTCTGGCCGATCGCCGCGAAATCCTCCCGCAGACCGCCGACGGGCTGCGAGCCGTTCAGGCCATAGTAAAGCGAGTTAGAGCCGTAAATGATGACCTGCGTGGCCAGCGTGGCAATGATGGCGGGCACATCGAACACCGCGACCAGCGCCCCGCAGAGCGCGCCGAACAGCATGCAGACCAACAGCGCGACGCCGATACCGACCACGAGCGGCAGCTTCGGCAGATTTGGGAAAAACAGATTGGCGTAATCGCGGTCCTGCAGCAGCGACGAGCTGACCACCGCCGACAGGCCGACCATGCGCCCCGTGGTCAGATCGCACCCGCCGATCAGGATCGCCAGACCGCCGCCCAGCGCGACCACCAGCCGGGGCGACATCTGCGTGAGGATGTCGCGCATGACGCGAAGCTGCAAAAACTTGGGCTGTACCACCGCGATGAGCACGACCAGCGCGACCAACGCGATGATGAGCGCGTTATCGCCAATCAAGTGCATGACATGGCGGCGGGACAGATCGACCGTGTCCGCATACCGTTTTTTGCGCACCGCCATATCCAACGCGCCGACCGCGACGGCCACGCCGATCACGATGAGGTAAAGCGGCAGATCGTAAATGCTTTTAGGACCGATCCCATGCAGCAGCACGCCCACGGCCGCAACGGCCGCGCCGGCAAGCAACTGGATCGACGCATATCGTTTTCTGGTGATGGTTCCTTGTTTGGTCATTCTTTCATGCCCTCCATCCTCATTTCGTTTTCAAACGCCGTGGCGAGACGCATGACGCTGACCTGCGACGCCTCCGCGCGCTCTAACATACCGGTCATCCGCCCGGCGCACATCACCATGACGCGGTCGCTCATGCCCAAAAGCTCGGGCATTTCGGAGGAGATCATGATAATGCTTTTGCCCTGCTCCGCGAGGCGGTGCATGATCACATAGATTTCGTATTTCGCGCCGACGTCGATGCCGCGCGTCGGTTCGTCCAGAATCAGGATATCCGGGTCGACGAGCAGCCACCGTGCAAGCAGCATCTTCTGCTGG
Protein-coding regions in this window:
- a CDS encoding sugar ABC transporter ATP-binding protein, with protein sequence MSEYVVELKNATKRFPGVVALKNMSLAVKPGEILGLIGENGAGKSTLIKVLTGVHQADEGHIYVNGQEMHFKDPNDSAAAGIACVYQELNIEPLLSITDNIFINKWLKKGGLLDYSAMHKKAKEVMESLGQDVDPTKAAGTFGMGVQQMIEIAKAVLIDAKMIIMDEPTSSLGEKEVDQLMKTCRELRERGIGIVFVSHKLEELFELCDRVTVMRDGEHIWTKKVTDTDNDDLITGMVGRSLENQFPKEFGEKGDCALKVEGLQEGGVLYDVGFEAYSGQILGFAGLVGAGRTETMRAIFGADPIDGGKVYIHGKETRIGSPRDAIRNKIAFLTEDRKGQGLVLAQTIRTNLIMANMKGFCNGPFLDEKRIEDSGEQHISSLRIKTPSIDEIVGQLSGGNQQKVVIGKWVNTDADIFIFDEPTRGIDVGAKVEVYNVMNSLVMAGKCVIMVSSEMPEILGMSDRVVVMRGGRVMATIDRDSKHFNQEDIMKAAWGGTLDD
- a CDS encoding Gfo/Idh/MocA family protein; protein product: MKTIKWGVIGSGWIAHMFAKTNQTIDNSEIIAIADVSLEIAKAYQKEFSVPRAYGSPEEMLQDPEIDAVYVATPHCFHKEGIKLALEHGKHVLCVKPITLCAAELEEVMALAKQKGLLLMEAMWTRFKPEFQDARQKLLEGALGDIVLMEGHCSFITPYQPQGRMFNRKLGGGALMDVGVYVTSLADFFAGGDPVRIDAQAHFGETGVDQTTSILYQYENGCTVYLNASIESEERQDWTIVGTKGKIFIDNIWYSTSYDIKMHGGEWETRSFGGSVSTQKEHHDFMIRAFNQCVRDGKTDSDVIPIETTCRVMRCMDTIRERIGLQYDVSTK
- a CDS encoding LacI family DNA-binding transcriptional regulator; translated protein: MKNAAGVKKGKVTMKDIAKRLDISQNTVSLALRNIPTIKKETREEILRMADELGYVYNESGAQTGFAPAGGKVQTQQNICIFTDSSYFSTFYFYTELKTFLESRLNSLGYGLIVESMFNPRMTREQLGTFCQINSIKGIIILGDMAYEQIHLVFDLDIPVVTSGFYFCDRFTDCVMEDNLSAIHNAVYRLYERGYRKIGFLGNVSLGVGQRERYMGFQAALDALGLERRPEWVLTDCAADTETLFHDQKRYLQAHPALPEVFLCGCDQIAICVMEAAQDLGLRIPDDIGLVGFDNIDLTLNVQPRLTTLDPGNAAQADLIVSTLTDRIGGGKAPLRRQIVEVTWIEGGSIRPAQEK
- a CDS encoding Gfo/Idh/MocA family protein, producing MSKATKLAVLGSGFIAYTDYYPAFVREDIRDLVEVTAICDPVSGRAAEHIEKFGFSAKAYTDYDAMLAEADMDLLIVLSPIPLHYQQVKKALLAGKNVYCQKTFTETAAEATELVALAKEKGLILCAAPGQMVLAENQEVKKLMEQGVLGKVCWARGFGGHPGHEKQELFGIDPSQYYKKGGGPMGDVAVYSITTLVNLLGPAKRVCGFSGIAEPDRFWNGKKLDVQMDDNTYLLIDFGESRFAAITGNFCTPQFRCGPLVEMFGTKGIARIGGWSKREVPLEYYTSQPVNGSTYGWYQPAEDIAAPSKPETVHTVQDVLHICACMETGEKPLNTADRAAHVIEIIEKGYEAAETGRTMELTTTFDF
- a CDS encoding ABC transporter permease; its protein translation is MTKTKKKSAGASQLGTLIALILLCIVLSIVTKGKFLNPSNLMNVLSQTSFNALLSIGMLLCLITAGIDLSVGANATFCACMAGMLVQRGSSNAVLMLVIAIASGTLIGWVNGMLLTRLHLPHPFVSTLGMKNFLWGLALLVTSSQMVSGFPAGVMWLGDARVFKSFGGGVPVSFLLVIVLYIIMHVFLTRSALGRSIYCVGGNPEAARLSGIHSANVLTFCYTLSGLCAALAGIVSIGRSSITNGVNAVQPFDTDAIAACIIGGASFMGGKGTMLGTIIGALIIGVLRNGFTLLAASSAIQNMVLGLVIIIAVFIDVTRERMEAKARRLAAK
- a CDS encoding sugar ABC transporter substrate-binding protein, with the protein product MKKRLFAMLLASAMLTGMLSGCGDKPAEPTADGDSAGTSDASTPAGDGNYSIDVILKTTASEYWQYVQAGALAYAKENPNVKVEVKGAPSETSYDEQLNMIQTDLSSDYDGYVIAPLQADMVANLVKGQTKPIVAVDTKIEAPEVLSFIGTGNESAGKLGGEAAAKLAKERGWEEIKCIEIAGVQGDTTNTDRMNGYKAGVEAAGGEFLDSEVQYADAVPDKAVAAMEGIISKFPEGVAIICANNDDMAMAAAKVAADNENYKNTVFLGFDGIQSACTAILEGRLTMSVAQQGYEMGYKSVEAVVNKLNGQEIEAFIDSGADIVNADNAQERKDTLQGYLDSVK
- a CDS encoding LacI family DNA-binding transcriptional regulator, whose translation is MKVTIEQIAKMCNVSRGTVDRVLHNRPYVHPQIRRNVLSALARTGYRSPSQIEKCTVRHTAGVILPGWPDRYFFRHSQRGIRTALAKTDKREFSLIIEQLAGRSVGEHAEAIDRLLAQGVEGVILNAPMENEITSRLNRAADKGVRIVTCMDELPQCPAAFYVGQDVARAGRVAGGLMAKYLRPGERVLAVSGDMQFYSHRKRVESFEERLGELIPPSQAVHEGRGIVTIVFCNEIFQETARTVHHQLRMDEHIRYIYMATQSVSGCIEGIRRAQLPYKITVICNDTTAAARRFLASGDVDFVIGQSVARTAAQAVESMYQMLCLGIEPRAQRCYTGLAIYTQQMLQRTGEQL
- the sigK gene encoding RNA polymerase sporulation sigma factor SigK encodes the protein MFWTALLALSGAFFFFVLRVQGADGSFPKPLSPEEEQDLLRRMNEEGDQDARTALIEHNLRLVAHIVKKYYSDKSEQDDLISIGTIGLIKAVGTFRPDKNIKLATYASKCIQNELLMHFRQKRKSAGELSLSDALDTDGEGNALALMDVICCEDENLCAVDDHDRYDAMYQALAHGLTPREREIIRLRYGLGLPAALPQREIAKQLGISRSYVSRIEKKALEKMKERLGQRSE
- a CDS encoding LacI family DNA-binding transcriptional regulator, giving the protein MKRTISDIARTCGVSRGTVDRVLHGRPHVLPETRAKVESVLRESGYSVGGTGREPVSSSIVTIAVLLPKWHDSYFARQTYAGINDAEHAINDSALRVLTYEMTSRSPDEYIALLDRLAGQGVNGIVLSAAQSSVIEMKIDELAARGIAVVTYDSDVPNSKRVCYIGQDLYRSGAIAAGLMARFMRPNDEVLIVTGRMDFETGKARVDGFVRYLQSQGFSPDCYTIAECYERFDATSATVCSALRERPRLKYIYMANESVSGCVDGVRKAQAGHPVRIICNDLTPAAKKYLQNGQIDFIIGQTFTQKAYKAVITLYNLLRRGMPPKKDKLYTDSFIISQELL